Proteins from a genomic interval of Crassostrea angulata isolate pt1a10 chromosome 7, ASM2561291v2, whole genome shotgun sequence:
- the LOC128192897 gene encoding uncharacterized protein LOC128192897 isoform X6 yields MTISVIRRDMTSEENTECSHEFNFYLDRQLQNKLIEQAEILQADELYYQFNISNTDSKNVNSKVLGKNEDIQGWFGEPKIVLRKPEKESVKQSQPSWRDYRNKQVPTQDPFVFKHYGDIRAYIEQYRRDHTTGLGFKSHSALDRMQGDGVRRYGQSPSNVHIQHQNACNCGAPPCASEVQKYLTAALHSTNRTLTSTTGFNHSQSHGTQSANSHQTPSTPHTPNGHICTKHNHHHHVERNSQAYKYKLSPDCQTMWSSRTDSQNSERLDQPSPRMQSAKVYTSGKVPTKVSVPAAPPNGQVKRPPISVAWRLPSRQNNPNKPIETVVPPANGVRTLDTLACVATDKQKQRPLTSAVSVRSLGHVLSDTRGRTILRPSTVTSTEFYEHPNNTKNRDTPKSDRIDLDIGASVSEDEDVDNSEDSDAISISRLSTACLGADVRVKNESLEPSCTYHVFPTEMMLDSSVTVLNTRSLTWYPSISTPPQPRPRTKHSKRDATPSPSMPEISVAECYSPRLLRSRTEDRIDFPMIKKDGKGMLVTADINIGEQAKLESTRTGSGLADELERDIETPRIMSLRESKTKLMKNLRKKYAGYVHNKGKKPVHRPTGAQDSSSVKSLKSERTGSIHSGKDSRKIQTADPALHYWKLDEQGEIDRKSISSHRSSRQREADEESMIKVAEYLLSDTNILASQGQALDQSAGHKTDVSLAEGMWFDASGRAYVSLAARYDPLRK; encoded by the exons ATGACGATCTCCGTTATTCGCAGGGATATGACATCGGAAGAAAATACAGAATGTAgtcatgaatttaatttctatttGGATAGACAGTTAcagaacaaattgattgaacaagCTGAAATTCTTCAAGCGGATGAACTCTACTATCAGTTCAACATCAGTAATACGGATTCAAAGAATGTGAATTCCAAAGTTCTTGGGAAGAATGAAGATATTCAAGGATGGTTTGGCGAACCCAAAATTGTGCTACGCAAACCTGAGAAAGAAAGTGTTAAACAATCTCAGCCTTCATGGCGTGATTACAGAAACAAACAGGTTCCTACTCAGGATCCCTTTGTTTTTAAACACTATGGGGATATCCGAGCTTACATTGAACAGTACCGCAGGGACCATACTACTGGATTAGGTTTTAAGTCACACAGTGCTTTGGACCGGATGCAAGGAGATGGCGTCCGTAGATATGGTCAGTCCCCCTCTAATGTTCATATCCAGCACCAGAATGCGTGTAACTGTGGTGCCCCTCCTTGTGCCTCAGAAGTCCAGAAATACCTGACAGCTGCCTTACACTCAACAAATAGAACTCTGACATCCACCACAGGATTTAATCATTCTCAATCTCACGGAACACAAAGTGCCAATTCTCATCAAACACCCAGTACACCCCACACCCCGAATGGACACATTTGTACAAAGCACAACCATCACCATCATGTCGAGAGAAATAGCCAAGCTTATAAGTACAAACTGTCTCCAGACTGTCAGACAATGTGGTCAAGTCGAACCGACTCTCAGAACTCGGAGCGACTTGATCAGCCCTCTCCTCGTATGCAGTCGGCTAAAGTATACACATCTGGAAAAGTCCCTACCAAAGTGTCTGTTCCTGCTGCCCCTCCCAATGGTCAAGTGAAGCGCCCCCCTATATCTGT CGCCTGGCGATTGCCGAGTCG GCAGAACAACCCTAACAAACCGATAGAGACAGTGGTGCCCCCTGCCAATGGAGTTCGTACATTAGATACCCTGGCATGTGTCGCCACAGACAAACAG AAGCAACGTCCTCTCACTTCCGCTGTATCCGTGAGGTCACTGGGTCACGTTTTGTCTGACACCAGGGGTCGCACCATATTGCGACCGTCAACGGTTACCTCCACCGAGTTCTATGAGCATCCCAATAAC ACGAAAAATAGGGATACCCCCAAATCAGACCGGATTGATCTGGATATTGGAGCGTCAGTATCCGAGGATGAAGATGTGGATAACTCAGAGGATAGTGACGCCATCAGCATAAGTAGACTATCTACAGCATGCCTTGGTGCAGACGTAAGAGTCAAAAACGAATCTCTAGAACCTTCTTGTACCTACCACGTGTTTCCAACAGAAATGATGTTGGATAGTAGCGTTACTGTTTTAAATACTAGAAGTTTAACATGGTACCCATCAATTTCAACTCCCCCGCAGCCGCGGCCCAGAACAAAGCATTCAAAGAGGGACGCAACACCTTCTCCTTCTATGCCAGAAATCTCAGTGGCAGAGTGTTATAGCCCGCGGTTGCTGCGATCAAGAACAGAAGACAGAATAGACTTTCCGATGATAAAGAAAGATGGCAAGGGAATGCTAGTGACGGCAGACATAAATATTGGGGAACAAGCTAAACTGGAATCTACCAGAACAGGGTCTGGCTTAGCAGACGAACTAGAACGCGATATAGAAACTCCTAGGATAATGTCATTGAGAGAAAGTAAGACGAAGCTCATGAAAAATCTCCGAAAGAAGTATGCTGGTTACGTCCATAACAAAGGCAAGAAGCCTGTCCACAGGCCGACTGGTGCTCAGGACTCAAGTAGTGTAAAGAGTCTAAAATCCGAGAGGACAGGATCCATTCATAGCGGCAAAGACTCCAGGAAAATCCAAACAGCGGATCCAGCTCTACATTACTGGAAGCTAGACGAACAGGGAGAAATCGACAGAAAGTCCATCTCCTCCCACAGAAGCAGCCGACAACGAGAAGCAGACGAGGAATCCATGATCAAAGTTGCCGAGTACCTTCTGAGTGATACCAACATCCTGGCATCTCAGGGTCAGGCACTGGACCAGTCGGCAGGTCACAAGACTGACGTGTCCTTGGCTGAAGGG ATGTGGTTTGACGCCAGCGGTAGGGCCTATGTCAGCTTGGCGGCCCGTTATGACCCCCTCAGAAAGTAG
- the LOC128192897 gene encoding uncharacterized protein LOC128192897 isoform X10 — protein sequence MTISVIRRDMTSEENTECSHEFNFYLDRQLQNKLIEQAEILQADELYYQFNISNTDSKNVNSKVLGKNEDIQGWFGEPKIVLRKPEKESVKQSQPSWRDYRNKQVPTQDPFVFKHYGDIRAYIEQYRRDHTTGLGFKSHSALDRMQGDGVRRYGQSPSNVHIQHQNACNCGAPPCASEVQKYLTAALHSTNRTLTSTTGFNHSQSHGTQSANSHQTPSTPHTPNGHICTKHNHHHHVERNSQAYKYKLSPDCQTMWSSRTDSQNSERLDQPSPRMQSAKVYTSGKVPTKVSVPAAPPNGQVKRPPISVRPKLRNTFLGVRQNNPNKPIETVVPPANGVRTLDTLACVATDKQTKNRDTPKSDRIDLDIGASVSEDEDVDNSEDSDAISISRLSTACLGADVRVKNESLEPSCTYHVFPTEMMLDSSVTVLNTRSLTWYPSISTPPQPRPRTKHSKRDATPSPSMPEISVAECYSPRLLRSRTEDRIDFPMIKKDGKGMLVTADINIGEQAKLESTRTGSGLADELERDIETPRIMSLRESKTKLMKNLRKKYAGYVHNKGKKPVHRPTGAQDSSSVKSLKSERTGSIHSGKDSRKIQTADPALHYWKLDEQGEIDRKSISSHRSSRQREADEESMIKVAEYLLSDTNILASQGQALDQSAGHKTDVSLAEGMWFDASGRAYVSLAARYDPLRK from the exons ATGACGATCTCCGTTATTCGCAGGGATATGACATCGGAAGAAAATACAGAATGTAgtcatgaatttaatttctatttGGATAGACAGTTAcagaacaaattgattgaacaagCTGAAATTCTTCAAGCGGATGAACTCTACTATCAGTTCAACATCAGTAATACGGATTCAAAGAATGTGAATTCCAAAGTTCTTGGGAAGAATGAAGATATTCAAGGATGGTTTGGCGAACCCAAAATTGTGCTACGCAAACCTGAGAAAGAAAGTGTTAAACAATCTCAGCCTTCATGGCGTGATTACAGAAACAAACAGGTTCCTACTCAGGATCCCTTTGTTTTTAAACACTATGGGGATATCCGAGCTTACATTGAACAGTACCGCAGGGACCATACTACTGGATTAGGTTTTAAGTCACACAGTGCTTTGGACCGGATGCAAGGAGATGGCGTCCGTAGATATGGTCAGTCCCCCTCTAATGTTCATATCCAGCACCAGAATGCGTGTAACTGTGGTGCCCCTCCTTGTGCCTCAGAAGTCCAGAAATACCTGACAGCTGCCTTACACTCAACAAATAGAACTCTGACATCCACCACAGGATTTAATCATTCTCAATCTCACGGAACACAAAGTGCCAATTCTCATCAAACACCCAGTACACCCCACACCCCGAATGGACACATTTGTACAAAGCACAACCATCACCATCATGTCGAGAGAAATAGCCAAGCTTATAAGTACAAACTGTCTCCAGACTGTCAGACAATGTGGTCAAGTCGAACCGACTCTCAGAACTCGGAGCGACTTGATCAGCCCTCTCCTCGTATGCAGTCGGCTAAAGTATACACATCTGGAAAAGTCCCTACCAAAGTGTCTGTTCCTGCTGCCCCTCCCAATGGTCAAGTGAAGCGCCCCCCTATATCTGT CAGACCAAAACTGAGGAACACTTTCTTAGGTGTCAG GCAGAACAACCCTAACAAACCGATAGAGACAGTGGTGCCCCCTGCCAATGGAGTTCGTACATTAGATACCCTGGCATGTGTCGCCACAGACAAACAG ACGAAAAATAGGGATACCCCCAAATCAGACCGGATTGATCTGGATATTGGAGCGTCAGTATCCGAGGATGAAGATGTGGATAACTCAGAGGATAGTGACGCCATCAGCATAAGTAGACTATCTACAGCATGCCTTGGTGCAGACGTAAGAGTCAAAAACGAATCTCTAGAACCTTCTTGTACCTACCACGTGTTTCCAACAGAAATGATGTTGGATAGTAGCGTTACTGTTTTAAATACTAGAAGTTTAACATGGTACCCATCAATTTCAACTCCCCCGCAGCCGCGGCCCAGAACAAAGCATTCAAAGAGGGACGCAACACCTTCTCCTTCTATGCCAGAAATCTCAGTGGCAGAGTGTTATAGCCCGCGGTTGCTGCGATCAAGAACAGAAGACAGAATAGACTTTCCGATGATAAAGAAAGATGGCAAGGGAATGCTAGTGACGGCAGACATAAATATTGGGGAACAAGCTAAACTGGAATCTACCAGAACAGGGTCTGGCTTAGCAGACGAACTAGAACGCGATATAGAAACTCCTAGGATAATGTCATTGAGAGAAAGTAAGACGAAGCTCATGAAAAATCTCCGAAAGAAGTATGCTGGTTACGTCCATAACAAAGGCAAGAAGCCTGTCCACAGGCCGACTGGTGCTCAGGACTCAAGTAGTGTAAAGAGTCTAAAATCCGAGAGGACAGGATCCATTCATAGCGGCAAAGACTCCAGGAAAATCCAAACAGCGGATCCAGCTCTACATTACTGGAAGCTAGACGAACAGGGAGAAATCGACAGAAAGTCCATCTCCTCCCACAGAAGCAGCCGACAACGAGAAGCAGACGAGGAATCCATGATCAAAGTTGCCGAGTACCTTCTGAGTGATACCAACATCCTGGCATCTCAGGGTCAGGCACTGGACCAGTCGGCAGGTCACAAGACTGACGTGTCCTTGGCTGAAGGG ATGTGGTTTGACGCCAGCGGTAGGGCCTATGTCAGCTTGGCGGCCCGTTATGACCCCCTCAGAAAGTAG
- the LOC128192897 gene encoding uncharacterized protein LOC128192897 isoform X5, whose translation MTISVIRRDMTSEENTECSHEFNFYLDRQLQNKLIEQAEILQADELYYQFNISNTDSKNVNSKVLGKNEDIQGWFGEPKIVLRKPEKESVKQSQPSWRDYRNKQVPTQDPFVFKHYGDIRAYIEQYRRDHTTGLGFKSHSALDRMQGDGVRRYGQSPSNVHIQHQNACNCGAPPCASEVQKYLTAALHSTNRTLTSTTGFNHSQSHGTQSANSHQTPSTPHTPNGHICTKHNHHHHVERNSQAYKYKLSPDCQTMWSSRTDSQNSERLDQPSPRMQSAKVYTSGKVPTKVSVPAAPPNGQVKRPPISVPKLRNTFLGVRQNNPNKPIETVVPPANGVRTLDTLACVATDKQKQRPLTSAVSVRSLGHVLSDTRGRTILRPSTVTSTEFYEHPNNTKNRDTPKSDRIDLDIGASVSEDEDVDNSEDSDAISISRLSTACLGADVRVKNESLEPSCTYHVFPTEMMLDSSVTVLNTRSLTWYPSISTPPQPRPRTKHSKRDATPSPSMPEISVAECYSPRLLRSRTEDRIDFPMIKKDGKGMLVTADINIGEQAKLESTRTGSGLADELERDIETPRIMSLRESKTKLMKNLRKKYAGYVHNKGKKPVHRPTGAQDSSSVKSLKSERTGSIHSGKDSRKIQTADPALHYWKLDEQGEIDRKSISSHRSSRQREADEESMIKVAEYLLSDTNILASQGQALDQSAGHKTDVSLAEGMWFDASGRAYVSLAARYDPLRK comes from the exons ATGACGATCTCCGTTATTCGCAGGGATATGACATCGGAAGAAAATACAGAATGTAgtcatgaatttaatttctatttGGATAGACAGTTAcagaacaaattgattgaacaagCTGAAATTCTTCAAGCGGATGAACTCTACTATCAGTTCAACATCAGTAATACGGATTCAAAGAATGTGAATTCCAAAGTTCTTGGGAAGAATGAAGATATTCAAGGATGGTTTGGCGAACCCAAAATTGTGCTACGCAAACCTGAGAAAGAAAGTGTTAAACAATCTCAGCCTTCATGGCGTGATTACAGAAACAAACAGGTTCCTACTCAGGATCCCTTTGTTTTTAAACACTATGGGGATATCCGAGCTTACATTGAACAGTACCGCAGGGACCATACTACTGGATTAGGTTTTAAGTCACACAGTGCTTTGGACCGGATGCAAGGAGATGGCGTCCGTAGATATGGTCAGTCCCCCTCTAATGTTCATATCCAGCACCAGAATGCGTGTAACTGTGGTGCCCCTCCTTGTGCCTCAGAAGTCCAGAAATACCTGACAGCTGCCTTACACTCAACAAATAGAACTCTGACATCCACCACAGGATTTAATCATTCTCAATCTCACGGAACACAAAGTGCCAATTCTCATCAAACACCCAGTACACCCCACACCCCGAATGGACACATTTGTACAAAGCACAACCATCACCATCATGTCGAGAGAAATAGCCAAGCTTATAAGTACAAACTGTCTCCAGACTGTCAGACAATGTGGTCAAGTCGAACCGACTCTCAGAACTCGGAGCGACTTGATCAGCCCTCTCCTCGTATGCAGTCGGCTAAAGTATACACATCTGGAAAAGTCCCTACCAAAGTGTCTGTTCCTGCTGCCCCTCCCAATGGTCAAGTGAAGCGCCCCCCTATATCTGT ACCAAAACTGAGGAACACTTTCTTAGGTGTCAG GCAGAACAACCCTAACAAACCGATAGAGACAGTGGTGCCCCCTGCCAATGGAGTTCGTACATTAGATACCCTGGCATGTGTCGCCACAGACAAACAG AAGCAACGTCCTCTCACTTCCGCTGTATCCGTGAGGTCACTGGGTCACGTTTTGTCTGACACCAGGGGTCGCACCATATTGCGACCGTCAACGGTTACCTCCACCGAGTTCTATGAGCATCCCAATAAC ACGAAAAATAGGGATACCCCCAAATCAGACCGGATTGATCTGGATATTGGAGCGTCAGTATCCGAGGATGAAGATGTGGATAACTCAGAGGATAGTGACGCCATCAGCATAAGTAGACTATCTACAGCATGCCTTGGTGCAGACGTAAGAGTCAAAAACGAATCTCTAGAACCTTCTTGTACCTACCACGTGTTTCCAACAGAAATGATGTTGGATAGTAGCGTTACTGTTTTAAATACTAGAAGTTTAACATGGTACCCATCAATTTCAACTCCCCCGCAGCCGCGGCCCAGAACAAAGCATTCAAAGAGGGACGCAACACCTTCTCCTTCTATGCCAGAAATCTCAGTGGCAGAGTGTTATAGCCCGCGGTTGCTGCGATCAAGAACAGAAGACAGAATAGACTTTCCGATGATAAAGAAAGATGGCAAGGGAATGCTAGTGACGGCAGACATAAATATTGGGGAACAAGCTAAACTGGAATCTACCAGAACAGGGTCTGGCTTAGCAGACGAACTAGAACGCGATATAGAAACTCCTAGGATAATGTCATTGAGAGAAAGTAAGACGAAGCTCATGAAAAATCTCCGAAAGAAGTATGCTGGTTACGTCCATAACAAAGGCAAGAAGCCTGTCCACAGGCCGACTGGTGCTCAGGACTCAAGTAGTGTAAAGAGTCTAAAATCCGAGAGGACAGGATCCATTCATAGCGGCAAAGACTCCAGGAAAATCCAAACAGCGGATCCAGCTCTACATTACTGGAAGCTAGACGAACAGGGAGAAATCGACAGAAAGTCCATCTCCTCCCACAGAAGCAGCCGACAACGAGAAGCAGACGAGGAATCCATGATCAAAGTTGCCGAGTACCTTCTGAGTGATACCAACATCCTGGCATCTCAGGGTCAGGCACTGGACCAGTCGGCAGGTCACAAGACTGACGTGTCCTTGGCTGAAGGG ATGTGGTTTGACGCCAGCGGTAGGGCCTATGTCAGCTTGGCGGCCCGTTATGACCCCCTCAGAAAGTAG
- the LOC128192897 gene encoding uncharacterized protein LOC128192897 isoform X3, translating to MTISVIRRDMTSEENTECSHEFNFYLDRQLQNKLIEQAEILQADELYYQFNISNTDSKNVNSKVLGKNEDIQGWFGEPKIVLRKPEKESVKQSQPSWRDYRNKQVPTQDPFVFKHYGDIRAYIEQYRRDHTTGLGFKSHSALDRMQGDGVRRYGQSPSNVHIQHQNACNCGAPPCASEVQKYLTAALHSTNRTLTSTTGFNHSQSHGTQSANSHQTPSTPHTPNGHICTKHNHHHHVERNSQAYKYKLSPDCQTMWSSRTDSQNSERLDQPSPRMQSAKVYTSGKVPTKVSVPAAPPNGQVKRPPISVPKLRNTFLGVSAWRLPSRQNNPNKPIETVVPPANGVRTLDTLACVATDKQKQRPLTSAVSVRSLGHVLSDTRGRTILRPSTVTSTEFYEHPNNTKNRDTPKSDRIDLDIGASVSEDEDVDNSEDSDAISISRLSTACLGADVRVKNESLEPSCTYHVFPTEMMLDSSVTVLNTRSLTWYPSISTPPQPRPRTKHSKRDATPSPSMPEISVAECYSPRLLRSRTEDRIDFPMIKKDGKGMLVTADINIGEQAKLESTRTGSGLADELERDIETPRIMSLRESKTKLMKNLRKKYAGYVHNKGKKPVHRPTGAQDSSSVKSLKSERTGSIHSGKDSRKIQTADPALHYWKLDEQGEIDRKSISSHRSSRQREADEESMIKVAEYLLSDTNILASQGQALDQSAGHKTDVSLAEGMWFDASGRAYVSLAARYDPLRK from the exons ATGACGATCTCCGTTATTCGCAGGGATATGACATCGGAAGAAAATACAGAATGTAgtcatgaatttaatttctatttGGATAGACAGTTAcagaacaaattgattgaacaagCTGAAATTCTTCAAGCGGATGAACTCTACTATCAGTTCAACATCAGTAATACGGATTCAAAGAATGTGAATTCCAAAGTTCTTGGGAAGAATGAAGATATTCAAGGATGGTTTGGCGAACCCAAAATTGTGCTACGCAAACCTGAGAAAGAAAGTGTTAAACAATCTCAGCCTTCATGGCGTGATTACAGAAACAAACAGGTTCCTACTCAGGATCCCTTTGTTTTTAAACACTATGGGGATATCCGAGCTTACATTGAACAGTACCGCAGGGACCATACTACTGGATTAGGTTTTAAGTCACACAGTGCTTTGGACCGGATGCAAGGAGATGGCGTCCGTAGATATGGTCAGTCCCCCTCTAATGTTCATATCCAGCACCAGAATGCGTGTAACTGTGGTGCCCCTCCTTGTGCCTCAGAAGTCCAGAAATACCTGACAGCTGCCTTACACTCAACAAATAGAACTCTGACATCCACCACAGGATTTAATCATTCTCAATCTCACGGAACACAAAGTGCCAATTCTCATCAAACACCCAGTACACCCCACACCCCGAATGGACACATTTGTACAAAGCACAACCATCACCATCATGTCGAGAGAAATAGCCAAGCTTATAAGTACAAACTGTCTCCAGACTGTCAGACAATGTGGTCAAGTCGAACCGACTCTCAGAACTCGGAGCGACTTGATCAGCCCTCTCCTCGTATGCAGTCGGCTAAAGTATACACATCTGGAAAAGTCCCTACCAAAGTGTCTGTTCCTGCTGCCCCTCCCAATGGTCAAGTGAAGCGCCCCCCTATATCTGT ACCAAAACTGAGGAACACTTTCTTAGGTGTCAG CGCCTGGCGATTGCCGAGTCG GCAGAACAACCCTAACAAACCGATAGAGACAGTGGTGCCCCCTGCCAATGGAGTTCGTACATTAGATACCCTGGCATGTGTCGCCACAGACAAACAG AAGCAACGTCCTCTCACTTCCGCTGTATCCGTGAGGTCACTGGGTCACGTTTTGTCTGACACCAGGGGTCGCACCATATTGCGACCGTCAACGGTTACCTCCACCGAGTTCTATGAGCATCCCAATAAC ACGAAAAATAGGGATACCCCCAAATCAGACCGGATTGATCTGGATATTGGAGCGTCAGTATCCGAGGATGAAGATGTGGATAACTCAGAGGATAGTGACGCCATCAGCATAAGTAGACTATCTACAGCATGCCTTGGTGCAGACGTAAGAGTCAAAAACGAATCTCTAGAACCTTCTTGTACCTACCACGTGTTTCCAACAGAAATGATGTTGGATAGTAGCGTTACTGTTTTAAATACTAGAAGTTTAACATGGTACCCATCAATTTCAACTCCCCCGCAGCCGCGGCCCAGAACAAAGCATTCAAAGAGGGACGCAACACCTTCTCCTTCTATGCCAGAAATCTCAGTGGCAGAGTGTTATAGCCCGCGGTTGCTGCGATCAAGAACAGAAGACAGAATAGACTTTCCGATGATAAAGAAAGATGGCAAGGGAATGCTAGTGACGGCAGACATAAATATTGGGGAACAAGCTAAACTGGAATCTACCAGAACAGGGTCTGGCTTAGCAGACGAACTAGAACGCGATATAGAAACTCCTAGGATAATGTCATTGAGAGAAAGTAAGACGAAGCTCATGAAAAATCTCCGAAAGAAGTATGCTGGTTACGTCCATAACAAAGGCAAGAAGCCTGTCCACAGGCCGACTGGTGCTCAGGACTCAAGTAGTGTAAAGAGTCTAAAATCCGAGAGGACAGGATCCATTCATAGCGGCAAAGACTCCAGGAAAATCCAAACAGCGGATCCAGCTCTACATTACTGGAAGCTAGACGAACAGGGAGAAATCGACAGAAAGTCCATCTCCTCCCACAGAAGCAGCCGACAACGAGAAGCAGACGAGGAATCCATGATCAAAGTTGCCGAGTACCTTCTGAGTGATACCAACATCCTGGCATCTCAGGGTCAGGCACTGGACCAGTCGGCAGGTCACAAGACTGACGTGTCCTTGGCTGAAGGG ATGTGGTTTGACGCCAGCGGTAGGGCCTATGTCAGCTTGGCGGCCCGTTATGACCCCCTCAGAAAGTAG
- the LOC128192897 gene encoding uncharacterized protein LOC128192897 isoform X8, with protein sequence MTISVIRRDMTSEENTECSHEFNFYLDRQLQNKLIEQAEILQADELYYQFNISNTDSKNVNSKVLGKNEDIQGWFGEPKIVLRKPEKESVKQSQPSWRDYRNKQVPTQDPFVFKHYGDIRAYIEQYRRDHTTGLGFKSHSALDRMQGDGVRRYGQSPSNVHIQHQNACNCGAPPCASEVQKYLTAALHSTNRTLTSTTGFNHSQSHGTQSANSHQTPSTPHTPNGHICTKHNHHHHVERNSQAYKYKLSPDCQTMWSSRTDSQNSERLDQPSPRMQSAKVYTSGKVPTKVSVPAAPPNGQVKRPPISVRPKLRNTFLGVSAWRLPSRVGLQETDKQYINLLQNNPNKPIETVVPPANGVRTLDTLACVATDKQTKNRDTPKSDRIDLDIGASVSEDEDVDNSEDSDAISISRLSTACLGADVRVKNESLEPSCTYHVFPTEMMLDSSVTVLNTRSLTWYPSISTPPQPRPRTKHSKRDATPSPSMPEISVAECYSPRLLRSRTEDRIDFPMIKKDGKGMLVTADINIGEQAKLESTRTGSGLADELERDIETPRIMSLRESKTKLMKNLRKKYAGYVHNKGKKPVHRPTGAQDSSSVKSLKSERTGSIHSGKDSRKIQTADPALHYWKLDEQGEIDRKSISSHRSSRQREADEESMIKVAEYLLSDTNILASQGQALDQSAGHKTDVSLAEGMWFDASGRAYVSLAARYDPLRK encoded by the exons ATGACGATCTCCGTTATTCGCAGGGATATGACATCGGAAGAAAATACAGAATGTAgtcatgaatttaatttctatttGGATAGACAGTTAcagaacaaattgattgaacaagCTGAAATTCTTCAAGCGGATGAACTCTACTATCAGTTCAACATCAGTAATACGGATTCAAAGAATGTGAATTCCAAAGTTCTTGGGAAGAATGAAGATATTCAAGGATGGTTTGGCGAACCCAAAATTGTGCTACGCAAACCTGAGAAAGAAAGTGTTAAACAATCTCAGCCTTCATGGCGTGATTACAGAAACAAACAGGTTCCTACTCAGGATCCCTTTGTTTTTAAACACTATGGGGATATCCGAGCTTACATTGAACAGTACCGCAGGGACCATACTACTGGATTAGGTTTTAAGTCACACAGTGCTTTGGACCGGATGCAAGGAGATGGCGTCCGTAGATATGGTCAGTCCCCCTCTAATGTTCATATCCAGCACCAGAATGCGTGTAACTGTGGTGCCCCTCCTTGTGCCTCAGAAGTCCAGAAATACCTGACAGCTGCCTTACACTCAACAAATAGAACTCTGACATCCACCACAGGATTTAATCATTCTCAATCTCACGGAACACAAAGTGCCAATTCTCATCAAACACCCAGTACACCCCACACCCCGAATGGACACATTTGTACAAAGCACAACCATCACCATCATGTCGAGAGAAATAGCCAAGCTTATAAGTACAAACTGTCTCCAGACTGTCAGACAATGTGGTCAAGTCGAACCGACTCTCAGAACTCGGAGCGACTTGATCAGCCCTCTCCTCGTATGCAGTCGGCTAAAGTATACACATCTGGAAAAGTCCCTACCAAAGTGTCTGTTCCTGCTGCCCCTCCCAATGGTCAAGTGAAGCGCCCCCCTATATCTGT CAGACCAAAACTGAGGAACACTTTCTTAGGTGTCAG CGCCTGGCGATTGCCGAGTCG GGTCGGTTTGCAGGAGACGGATAAACAGTATATCAATTTATT GCAGAACAACCCTAACAAACCGATAGAGACAGTGGTGCCCCCTGCCAATGGAGTTCGTACATTAGATACCCTGGCATGTGTCGCCACAGACAAACAG ACGAAAAATAGGGATACCCCCAAATCAGACCGGATTGATCTGGATATTGGAGCGTCAGTATCCGAGGATGAAGATGTGGATAACTCAGAGGATAGTGACGCCATCAGCATAAGTAGACTATCTACAGCATGCCTTGGTGCAGACGTAAGAGTCAAAAACGAATCTCTAGAACCTTCTTGTACCTACCACGTGTTTCCAACAGAAATGATGTTGGATAGTAGCGTTACTGTTTTAAATACTAGAAGTTTAACATGGTACCCATCAATTTCAACTCCCCCGCAGCCGCGGCCCAGAACAAAGCATTCAAAGAGGGACGCAACACCTTCTCCTTCTATGCCAGAAATCTCAGTGGCAGAGTGTTATAGCCCGCGGTTGCTGCGATCAAGAACAGAAGACAGAATAGACTTTCCGATGATAAAGAAAGATGGCAAGGGAATGCTAGTGACGGCAGACATAAATATTGGGGAACAAGCTAAACTGGAATCTACCAGAACAGGGTCTGGCTTAGCAGACGAACTAGAACGCGATATAGAAACTCCTAGGATAATGTCATTGAGAGAAAGTAAGACGAAGCTCATGAAAAATCTCCGAAAGAAGTATGCTGGTTACGTCCATAACAAAGGCAAGAAGCCTGTCCACAGGCCGACTGGTGCTCAGGACTCAAGTAGTGTAAAGAGTCTAAAATCCGAGAGGACAGGATCCATTCATAGCGGCAAAGACTCCAGGAAAATCCAAACAGCGGATCCAGCTCTACATTACTGGAAGCTAGACGAACAGGGAGAAATCGACAGAAAGTCCATCTCCTCCCACAGAAGCAGCCGACAACGAGAAGCAGACGAGGAATCCATGATCAAAGTTGCCGAGTACCTTCTGAGTGATACCAACATCCTGGCATCTCAGGGTCAGGCACTGGACCAGTCGGCAGGTCACAAGACTGACGTGTCCTTGGCTGAAGGG ATGTGGTTTGACGCCAGCGGTAGGGCCTATGTCAGCTTGGCGGCCCGTTATGACCCCCTCAGAAAGTAG